One window of Garciella nitratireducens DSM 15102 genomic DNA carries:
- a CDS encoding MFS transporter — protein MKNINMNMDGVEKLEYNRAKIWEIFAFSTNNTATNIYLFLMMYVSYFAAGILGLGTVIVSTIITASRIFDGITDPIIGLWIDKTNGKFGKFRPFMILGNTIMAIDVLLMYFTTPLFPQNMRLIYWSLLYMIYIIGYTMQTACTKSGQSVLTNDPHQRPLFSTFDLTFTSLLFTGGAIYISSYLQPKYGGFTQSFYNEFVITTVIISAILTIFAVVGIRSHDRIEYFGTGNNQGKIRLRDMFQVLSKNRPLQMLIIAASTDKLGYQITSNSIVMVMLFGIIIGDYSIYGTISGIALIPNLIIVYFGTKFASKVGTKKAYVTITWVCIILYSAMFLVFYLGDPSQINFKNINFVTIMFTVLYILGSGVRTVSGGLVIPMIPDVIDYETYKNDRYAPGIISTIFSFVDKTISSFAQTIIATVLAVIGFTKNFPDIDTPYTEKIFWATMFLFIGMLLLAWFVSLIAMRFYELDVKKMSEIQAELQKRRINETVI, from the coding sequence ATGAAGAATATTAACATGAATATGGATGGTGTGGAAAAATTGGAATACAATAGAGCTAAGATATGGGAAATTTTTGCTTTTTCTACTAATAATACTGCAACGAATATTTATCTTTTTTTAATGATGTATGTATCTTATTTTGCAGCAGGAATACTGGGCTTAGGAACAGTGATTGTATCTACTATTATTACTGCTAGTCGTATTTTTGATGGTATTACGGATCCAATAATTGGTTTATGGATAGATAAAACTAATGGAAAATTCGGGAAATTTAGACCCTTTATGATTTTAGGAAATACAATTATGGCAATTGATGTTTTGCTGATGTATTTTACTACGCCTTTGTTTCCTCAAAATATGCGTTTAATTTATTGGTCCTTACTTTATATGATTTATATTATAGGTTATACAATGCAAACAGCATGTACAAAATCTGGTCAATCAGTATTAACCAATGATCCACATCAACGTCCTTTATTTTCAACTTTTGATTTAACTTTTACTTCCCTTTTATTTACAGGAGGAGCTATTTATATTTCAAGTTATTTACAACCTAAATATGGAGGATTTACTCAGAGTTTTTATAATGAATTTGTTATTACTACTGTTATTATATCAGCAATTTTAACTATTTTTGCAGTTGTAGGTATTAGATCTCATGATAGAATTGAATATTTTGGTACAGGAAATAATCAGGGAAAAATAAGACTTAGAGATATGTTTCAAGTTTTAAGTAAAAATCGTCCTTTACAAATGTTAATTATAGCTGCTTCTACTGATAAATTAGGATACCAAATAACAAGTAATTCTATTGTAATGGTGATGCTATTTGGAATTATTATTGGGGATTACAGTATATATGGAACTATTTCAGGAATTGCTTTGATTCCTAACTTAATCATTGTTTATTTTGGAACTAAATTTGCTAGTAAGGTGGGAACTAAAAAGGCCTATGTTACTATTACTTGGGTGTGCATTATTTTATATAGTGCAATGTTTCTAGTTTTTTATTTAGGAGATCCAAGTCAAATTAATTTTAAAAATATAAATTTTGTAACTATTATGTTTACTGTACTTTATATTTTAGGAAGTGGAGTTCGTACCGTGTCAGGAGGATTGGTAATTCCAATGATACCAGATGTAATAGATTATGAGACTTATAAAAATGATCGCTATGCACCTGGTATAATTTCAACGATTTTTTCCTTTGTAGATAAAACCATTTCTTCTTTTGCTCAAACTATTATTGCGACTGTTCTTGCAGTAATTGGATTTACTAAAAATTTTCCAGATATTGATACTCCTTATACAGAAAAAATTTTTTGGGCAACGATGTTTTTATTTATTGGAATGTTATTATTAGCATGGTTTGTTTCATTAATTGCTATGAGATTTTATGAACTAGATGTTAAAAAAATGTCTGAAATACAAGCTGAGTTGCAAAAACGTAGGATAAATGAGACTGTAATTTAA
- the uidA gene encoding beta-glucuronidase, which translates to MLYPIMTESRNLTDLSGVWKFYLDDETKKVDVTKPLETNEIMAVPGSFNDQAVFSKIRNHAGTVWYERNFSIHKKLLDQRIVLRFGSVTHKAVVYINGKYVAEHQGGFTPFEVEINDFIISEKNRITVAVNNILDHTTLPVGNYIERKNEEGKIIRKVDENFDFFNYAGIHRPVKIYTTPKEYIKDIIITYDVEGNRARIYTDVKTIGDFDQVKVTILDKEWKEVSYSVGEKTENVVENLKFWQPMNAYLYTARVETYKDGELVDIYEEPFGIRTIEVKKGKFLINGKPFYFKGFGKHEDTYINGRGLNEAANVLDLNLFKWIGANSFRTSHYPYSEEMMRLADQQGIVVIDEVPAVGLYEGFGFNFNIEEEKANTWDRMGTKEAHEQVIKELIDRDKNYACVVMWSIANEPASHEKGAYEYFKPLVKLVKDLDPQKRPTTIVNIMMATPDKDLVYNLIDVISLNRYYGWYVQTGDLKAAEEALRKELKEWEKICPNKPIVFTELGADTISGFHAIDDIPFTEEYQVRYYQTNHKVFDEFKNVVGEQVWNFADFETKVGIQRVQGNKKGIFNRAREPKMISHVMRKRWINIPNFDYKK; encoded by the coding sequence ATGTTGTATCCAATCATGACAGAATCTAGAAATTTAACAGATTTAAGTGGAGTATGGAAATTTTATTTAGATGACGAAACGAAAAAAGTAGATGTTACAAAACCGTTAGAAACAAATGAGATTATGGCGGTACCAGGATCTTTTAATGATCAAGCAGTTTTTTCGAAAATTAGAAATCATGCAGGGACTGTATGGTATGAAAGGAATTTTTCTATTCATAAGAAGTTATTAGACCAACGAATAGTTTTACGATTTGGTTCAGTAACTCATAAAGCAGTCGTTTATATAAATGGGAAATATGTTGCAGAGCATCAAGGAGGTTTTACTCCTTTTGAAGTAGAGATTAATGACTTTATTATTTCAGAAAAAAATCGTATTACAGTAGCAGTGAATAATATTTTAGATCATACTACATTACCAGTAGGAAATTATATTGAAAGAAAGAATGAAGAGGGAAAAATTATCCGAAAAGTAGACGAGAATTTTGACTTTTTTAATTATGCAGGAATTCATCGCCCTGTGAAAATTTATACTACTCCAAAGGAGTATATAAAAGATATTATTATTACTTATGATGTAGAAGGGAATAGAGCAAGAATTTATACAGATGTAAAAACAATAGGAGATTTTGATCAGGTGAAAGTAACGATTTTAGACAAAGAATGGAAGGAGGTTTCTTATAGTGTAGGTGAAAAAACAGAAAACGTAGTAGAGAATTTAAAATTTTGGCAACCCATGAATGCTTATCTTTATACAGCAAGGGTAGAAACTTATAAAGATGGAGAATTGGTAGATATCTATGAAGAACCCTTTGGAATTCGTACTATTGAAGTAAAGAAAGGAAAATTCTTAATTAATGGGAAGCCTTTCTACTTTAAAGGATTTGGAAAACATGAAGATACTTATATCAATGGTCGAGGGTTAAATGAAGCAGCTAATGTATTAGATTTAAATTTATTTAAATGGATAGGAGCAAACTCTTTTAGAACTTCTCATTATCCTTATTCGGAAGAAATGATGCGTTTAGCAGATCAACAGGGAATTGTAGTGATAGATGAAGTACCAGCAGTTGGTTTATATGAAGGATTTGGCTTTAATTTTAATATAGAAGAAGAAAAAGCTAATACTTGGGATAGAATGGGAACAAAAGAAGCCCATGAACAAGTTATTAAAGAATTAATTGATAGAGATAAAAATTACGCTTGTGTCGTGATGTGGTCTATAGCTAATGAACCAGCTTCTCATGAAAAAGGTGCTTACGAATATTTTAAACCTTTAGTAAAATTAGTAAAGGATTTAGACCCTCAAAAGCGTCCAACTACTATTGTAAATATTATGATGGCTACTCCAGATAAGGACTTAGTTTATAATTTGATTGATGTTATTTCTTTAAATCGCTACTATGGATGGTATGTGCAAACAGGAGATTTAAAAGCTGCCGAAGAAGCATTAAGAAAAGAACTAAAAGAGTGGGAAAAGATATGTCCTAATAAACCAATTGTATTTACTGAGTTAGGGGCAGATACTATTTCTGGATTTCACGCTATTGATGACATTCCTTTTACAGAAGAATATCAAGTTCGTTATTATCAAACCAATCATAAGGTTTTTGATGAATTTAAAAATGTAGTTGGAGAACAAGTATGGAACTTTGCAGATTTTGAGACAAAAGTCGGAATACAGAGAGTTCAAGGAAATAAAAAGGGGATATTTAATCGTGCTAGAGAGCCTAAAATGATTTCTCATGTTATGAGAAAAAGATGGATAAATATTCCAAATTTTGATTATAAAAAATAA
- a CDS encoding TRAP transporter substrate-binding protein: MKKKIKIFLVLLATMFFVFSLMGCSISKKSAKNKNVRIIRVAHNQSEKHPTHIGLLAFEKYIKQNLGNKYDVQIFPNELLGSQVNTVELTQTGAIDFTVASNAILESFDDVYEIFNLPYLFSSPKHYHAVMDEEEIIEPIFTSTEDSGFEAVTWLDAGIRNFYTVNTPIEKPEDLKGLKIRVQQSATNVRMMELLGASASPMGFGEVYTALQSHVIDGAENNELALTNNLHGEVAKYYSYNMHQMVPDIVIGNLEFLNSLSKEERAIFEEGFEILNKVQRDAWADAIEEAKKEATEMGVEFLYPDIEPFKEAVLPLHEEVLEGNVKLKPVYEAIVEKEKEVSKEGE; encoded by the coding sequence TTGAAAAAAAAAATAAAAATTTTTTTAGTATTACTTGCTACGATGTTTTTTGTATTTTCTTTAATGGGATGTTCGATTAGTAAAAAATCAGCAAAAAATAAAAATGTTCGTATTATTCGTGTAGCTCATAACCAATCAGAAAAACATCCTACGCATATTGGATTATTAGCTTTTGAAAAATATATTAAACAAAATCTTGGAAATAAATATGATGTACAAATTTTCCCAAATGAATTATTAGGTTCTCAAGTAAATACTGTTGAATTAACTCAAACTGGAGCGATTGATTTTACAGTAGCAAGTAATGCTATTTTGGAAAGCTTTGATGATGTTTATGAAATTTTTAATTTACCTTATTTATTTTCTTCCCCAAAACATTATCATGCAGTCATGGATGAAGAAGAGATTATAGAACCTATCTTTACATCTACTGAGGATTCAGGATTTGAAGCTGTTACCTGGTTAGATGCAGGAATTAGAAATTTTTATACAGTCAATACACCTATAGAAAAACCAGAAGATTTGAAAGGTCTAAAAATTAGGGTACAACAATCTGCTACCAATGTTCGAATGATGGAATTATTAGGGGCATCTGCTTCTCCAATGGGTTTCGGTGAGGTATATACTGCCTTACAATCTCATGTTATTGATGGGGCAGAAAACAATGAGCTTGCTTTAACTAATAATCTTCATGGAGAGGTAGCAAAATATTATTCTTATAACATGCATCAAATGGTGCCAGATATTGTAATCGGAAATCTAGAGTTTTTAAATTCTCTTTCAAAAGAGGAGAGAGCTATTTTTGAAGAAGGATTTGAAATTTTAAATAAGGTACAGAGAGATGCTTGGGCAGATGCTATAGAAGAAGCAAAAAAGGAAGCCACTGAGATGGGAGTAGAATTTTTATATCCTGATATAGAGCCTTTTAAAGAGGCAGTCTTACCCCTTCATGAAGAGGTACTTGAGGGAAATGTAAAGTTAAAACCAGTTTATGAAGCCATTGTGGAGAAAGAAAAAGAAGTAAGCAAGGAGGGGGAATAA
- a CDS encoding TRAP transporter small permease, whose amino-acid sequence MHKSLRKILDKTLRTLCVVLFAFMTVLATYQVVTRYFFYRPSTISEELLTYSFAWMSLLVAAYVFGKQDHMRMTFIVEKFSKENQRKFVITREIITLIFAIVILIYGGFSIAQLGMGQQSSSLGIPMGYVYLVLPVSGIITMIYNILNLRDLIQEK is encoded by the coding sequence ATGCATAAGAGTCTTAGAAAAATTCTAGATAAAACCTTAAGAACCCTATGTGTAGTATTGTTTGCATTTATGACTGTTTTAGCCACTTATCAAGTGGTTACTCGATATTTTTTTTATAGACCAAGTACCATTTCTGAAGAATTGCTCACTTATTCCTTTGCCTGGATGTCATTATTAGTTGCAGCTTATGTTTTCGGGAAACAAGATCATATGCGTATGACATTTATAGTTGAGAAATTTTCCAAAGAAAATCAAAGAAAATTTGTCATTACGAGAGAGATCATTACATTGATTTTTGCTATTGTTATTTTAATCTATGGGGGATTTTCTATTGCGCAGTTGGGAATGGGGCAACAATCCTCTTCCCTTGGAATTCCTATGGGTTATGTTTACCTCGTACTTCCTGTAAGTGGGATTATTACAATGATTTATAATATTTTAAATTTAAGGGATCTTATTCAGGAAAAATAA
- a CDS encoding TRAP transporter large permease: MAFTALFTILIVLAILLLAGIPIAVALGISSVAAILPTVDLNITVVTAAQRIFSGMSNFTLIAIPFFILAGNIMNQGGIAQKLINFALAIVGRIPGSLLHTNIVGNAMFGAISGSATAAAAAIGGVMNEEEKKHGQDINLGAAANIASAPSGLLIPPSNTLITYSLVSGGTSVAALFIAGYIPGIVWTLGCLAVSFIFAKKKGYTGVTSSFSFKVVGKTFLEALPALLLIVIVIGGIVGGIFTATEGSAIAVVYSLILSMFFYRSIDLKKLWKIFVDSAETTGIIIFLIGVSNIMSWVMAFTGIPNAIADALLGISNNPVIILLIMNIILLIVGTFMDVTPAILIFTPIFLPIAQSFGIHPIHFGIIIVYNLCIGNITPPVGNTLFVGVRVAGTTIEKVIPSLVRFYVAILVGLILVTYIPSLSMFLPDLLGLVG, translated from the coding sequence ATGGCATTTACTGCCCTATTTACCATATTAATTGTATTAGCAATATTGCTTTTAGCAGGAATTCCTATTGCTGTTGCCTTGGGAATTTCTTCTGTAGCAGCTATTTTGCCTACTGTAGATCTAAACATTACAGTGGTTACTGCAGCACAGCGGATTTTTTCTGGGATGTCAAATTTTACATTAATTGCAATTCCTTTCTTTATTTTAGCAGGAAATATTATGAATCAAGGAGGAATTGCCCAAAAGCTCATTAATTTCGCATTGGCTATTGTGGGACGGATTCCAGGATCTCTTTTGCATACCAATATTGTAGGTAATGCGATGTTTGGAGCCATATCTGGATCAGCTACTGCAGCAGCAGCGGCAATTGGTGGAGTCATGAATGAAGAAGAAAAAAAGCATGGACAAGATATCAATTTAGGAGCTGCAGCCAATATCGCGTCTGCTCCTTCTGGTCTTCTGATCCCCCCTAGTAACACATTAATTACCTATTCCTTGGTTAGTGGAGGTACCTCTGTTGCCGCCCTATTTATTGCCGGATACATTCCAGGAATCGTTTGGACCCTAGGTTGCTTAGCTGTTTCCTTTATCTTTGCTAAGAAAAAAGGATATACCGGGGTAACTTCTTCATTCAGTTTTAAAGTAGTGGGAAAGACCTTTTTAGAAGCTTTGCCAGCCCTACTTCTTATTGTAATTGTTATTGGTGGAATTGTTGGAGGAATCTTTACTGCAACCGAAGGTTCAGCGATTGCGGTAGTATACAGCTTAATTCTTTCCATGTTTTTTTATAGAAGTATTGATCTTAAAAAATTGTGGAAGATTTTTGTAGATAGTGCTGAAACCACAGGAATCATCATTTTCTTAATTGGTGTTTCCAATATTATGAGTTGGGTTATGGCTTTTACAGGGATTCCAAATGCTATTGCAGATGCCCTATTAGGAATCTCCAATAATCCGGTTATTATCTTATTAATTATGAATATTATTTTGTTAATCGTAGGAACTTTTATGGATGTAACACCGGCGATCTTAATTTTTACTCCAATCTTTTTACCTATCGCCCAATCCTTTGGAATTCATCCAATCCATTTTGGGATTATTATTGTGTATAACTTATGTATTGGAAATATTACTCCTCCAGTAGGAAATACTTTATTTGTAGGGGTAAGAGTAGCGGGGACTACCATTGAAAAAGTTATACCAAGTCTTGTGAGATTCTATGTAGCCATTCTTGTAGGACTAATTTTGGTTACTTATATTCCATCTTTAAGTATGTTCTTGCCAGATCTATTAGGATTGGTTGGATAA
- a CDS encoding bifunctional 2-keto-4-hydroxyglutarate aldolase/2-keto-3-deoxy-6-phosphogluconate aldolase, giving the protein MTQKARILEKLKENYLFAVIRGKSAQDAYEISKAAYQGGIKNIEVTFTTPNANKTIEELAEELKDTDMVVGAGTVMDDVTARIAIIAGARFIVSPNFVPEISTICNRYAIPYLPGCGSVTEIAEAMTTGVEVVKVFPGGTLGPTFIKDIHGPIPQVELMPSGGVSLENMETWVKNGAWAIGIGSALTKNVKGTGYESVTEEAQKFVEKYRENLNTK; this is encoded by the coding sequence TTGACGCAAAAGGCAAGGATATTAGAAAAATTAAAAGAAAACTATTTATTTGCGGTAATTCGAGGGAAGTCAGCCCAAGATGCTTATGAGATTTCTAAAGCTGCTTACCAAGGGGGTATCAAGAATATTGAAGTAACCTTTACTACACCAAATGCTAATAAAACCATTGAGGAACTAGCAGAGGAACTGAAAGATACTGATATGGTAGTAGGAGCAGGTACAGTCATGGATGATGTAACAGCTCGTATTGCCATCATAGCAGGTGCCAGGTTTATTGTAAGTCCTAACTTTGTTCCTGAAATTTCCACGATATGCAATCGATATGCCATTCCTTACTTGCCCGGTTGTGGTTCGGTAACAGAGATTGCCGAAGCGATGACTACTGGAGTAGAAGTGGTCAAAGTATTCCCAGGAGGAACATTAGGACCAACCTTTATTAAAGATATTCATGGACCTATCCCTCAGGTGGAATTAATGCCTTCAGGGGGGGTAAGTCTAGAAAATATGGAAACATGGGTGAAAAACGGTGCTTGGGCGATTGGCATTGGAAGTGCCCTAACAAAGAATGTAAAGGGCACTGGATATGAAAGTGTTACAGAAGAGGCCCAAAAATTTGTAGAGAAATATAGGGAAAATTTAAATACGAAATAG